CGTAGTGGCCTCTGTAATAGCTATGGAACTGGCTCGCCAGTTCGTATACATAGCGGATAAGACGGTGCGGCGCATATTGATCAGCCGCAATGGCGATCTCTTCCGGCAGCTCGCCAATCTTGCGCAGCAAGTCAAACTCAGCTTCAGACGTAAGCTGTGTCAGGTCGACCTGCTCCAGCGGGAGCAGCTGGATGTTCTGCTCTTCCGCCTGGCGGAAGATGCTGCAGATCCGTGCATGGGCATACTGCACATAGAAGACCGGGTTCTCATTGGACTGGGAAACCGCCAAGTCCATGTCGAAATCCAAATGCGAATCCATGCTGCGCATCGCGAAGAAATAACGGATCGGATCGACGCCAACTTCGTCCATGAGATCTTCCATCGTAACCGCTTTGCCAGTACGCTTGGACATCTTCACCTTTTCACCATTCTGGAAAAGGCTCACCATCTGCGCGATCAACACAACCAGTCGATCCGACTCAAAGCCAAGCGCGGTCATGGCGGCTTTCATCCGCGGGATGTAACCATGGTGATCTGCGCCCCAAATATTAATCAAGCGCTCGAAGCCGCGCCCGAATTTGTTGCGATGGTACGCGATATCCGGTGTAAGGTAAGTAAACGAACCGTCGTTTTTGATAAGCACACGATTCTTGTCATCCCCCAGCGGCGTTGTGTTCAGCCAAGTTGCGCCTTCTTCTTCATAGATGTGCCCATTGTCCCTTAACTCTTGCAGCACCGGTGGGATGAGGTTATCTTCATAAATCGACGTTTCCGAGAACCAGTTGTCGAAATGGACACCGAAGCGACCCAAATCGCGTTTGATTTTGTCGAGTTCTTTTTTCAATCCGTACGTACGGAAATACGCGCGACGCTCATCGTCCGATAAGCTCAAAAGGCGATCCCCTTCTTCGGCAGCAAGATCCGCAGCAAAGCCTTTGATATCTTCTCCGAAATAGCCATCTTCAGGCATCTCCGCCTCTTGCCCCAATGCTTGCAAATAACGGGCTTCGATGGATTTCGCCAAGTTGACGACCTGGTTGCCTGCATCATTGATGTAATACTCGCGGGAAACCTCGTATCCGGCCAGATCAAGCACATTGCAAAGCACATCCCCAACAGCCGCTCCACGGGCATGTCCCAAATGCAATGAACCCGTCGGATTCGCACTGACGAACTCGACCTGAACTTTCAGCCCTTGACCAACGTTCGATGCCCCGTAACGCTCACCCTGCTCAAGAACATTAGCGATCACCGGGTACAAGTACACTTTGTTCATTTTGAAGTTAATGAAGCCCGGTCCAGCAATTTCCGCCTCTGCGATGTTTGCTTTTTCCTTATTCAGGCCCGCGATGATCTTCTCTGCGATCTGTCTTGGATTCTGCTTGGCAATACGCGTCAGCTGCATCGCGACATTCGTAGCAAAGTCCCCGTGCGTTTTCTCTTTCGGAACCTCAAGAATAATTTCCGGCAATTGATCCGCTTCCACGATACCCGCAGCCAGTACTGCTTCAACAATCGCTTCTTTCACTATACTTTTGACTTCGTTTAGTACATCCATTCGTCTTACTCCTCCTGAATTAACAACTTGATCCTGTATGTCCCCGCATGTGAGCCTGATGCATATAAATCATAGCGCCACCTCGTAATGCCGATGCCATGATCGGCCTCCAATGTCAGCTCATGAGTCTCGATTTCGAGTTCCAACCGGCCCTGTGGGGTTTGATAAAAGCCGATCCGCTTCTCACCGGCCACAAACGTCTGCTCGGCTTGTACATCTCCTTGACGGACGATGCGTATTAAATTCTCTTCCAGCTTAATTAGCGTTACCGTTCGTCCTAGCTCGCTAGGCTCTTCTTCATAGCGAATATACGTGTGATTGCCTTTGCGATAGAGATCTCCCCGTGCCTTCTGCACCGTCGTCTCGCTTCCGCTCCGACTCTCAATTCGAATGCGCACGGGCGTTTTTGCCGTCATGGTCCGTCATTCTCCTATTCTGCAGGTCCTCAAGCACCTGATGTCAAGATAAGGCAAGTTAGGTATTAGTTTATATGATAAGGTCGATGAATTCAATGGATGAGGACACGATACAAACAAAAACCGCCAGCCCATTCCGTGACAAGCACAGATCAGCTGGCGGCTCTCATATCCTGATTACTTAATTAAATCTTCCACAAACTTCGGCAATACGAATGCCGCTTTGTGTAGACGTGGTGTGTAGTACTTCGTCGGGAATTCCGGAATTGATGCTTCTTCAACTTGCAGCGGATCATGTTTCTTGCTGCCCAGAGTGAACGTCCACAGACCGCTTGGGTACGTAGGAATGTTCGCGCTATATACACGTACGATAGGGAAGATTTCTTTGACATCCCGGTTAACTGTTTGGATCAGGTCTGCTTTGAACCAAGGGTTGTCCGTTTGAGCAACGAAAATCCCGTCTTCTTTGAGTGCCTCATAGATCCCTTGATAGAAACCTTTGGAGAAAAGTTCAACAGCCGGACCCACAGGTTCCGTGGAATCGACCATAATCACATCGTACGTATTCTTGTGGTCGTGGATATGCATGTAGCCATCGTTCACGATCACTTCAACACGAGGGTTGTCCAATTCGCCGGCAATTGTCGGCAGGTACTTTTTGGAATACTCAATGACTTTCCCATCGATATCCACAAGCACCGCTTTTTTCACCTTGGGATGCTTCATGATTTCACGAATAACGCCGCCGTCGCCGCCGCCTACAACAAGAACGAACTCTGGGTTCGGGTGAGTAACAAGCGCTGGGTGTGCCACCATTTCATGATAGACGAATTCGTCTCTCACAGTCGTCATGACCATGCCATCGAGAGTCAGCATCGTTCCCCATTCTTCGGTTTCAATCATCGAAAGGTCTTGAAAATCCGTTTGTTCTCTTACGTAAGTTTCTTTCACTTTGGCTGTGATGCCGAAGCTATCCGTTTGTTTCTCTGTGTACCACAAATCCATGTTCATACCTTCTTTCGCTAGACTATATTGGGATGAATAAATACTGATATTCGTTATCTCTAACAGTGTGCCACCAGTTGGAAAAGTCATGCGATGGGAGTCTAACATTTCCTGTCCCTTTCTACGCACAAATTGTATTATAGTTCATTACCCTCAAAATGCAATAATTTCCTAGCCATTTTACATATTTCACAAAAAATATTTACAATTTGTTGAATACGGACTGCCATGCTTTTCCATACTGGATAGTAAAGCCTTCGTGGCCAAGGAGAAAGGAGGCAGAGCACGATGTCCGAGAATGAAAATAATAACCGCCCGCCCGCCTCAGGCACACCTCAGAAACCAAGAGATAAAGAACTTCCCGCTTCTATGCGCTGGATGCGTCGCATTAAGAAAATGTTTTCCTTCTTCTTCACGTCCTGCATTCTGCTGCTCATTCTGGCTGCCGGCTTCTTCGTCTATTTACGCGCCCAAACTTTGCCTGTCACCAAAATGCTGCAAACCTCTCAAATGTATGATACCCATGGCGAGTTGATTGACACCTTCTATTCGGGGCAAAATCGGCAGGTCGTTACACTGAAGGAAATATCACCCTATCTAATCAATGCGACGCTGGCCGTCGAAGATCAGCATTTCTATGACCATTTCGGGGTCGATGTTAAAGCGGTGGCCCGGGCTGCCGTTGTCAATGTGCAAGCGATGGCCAAGGTGCAAGGAGCAGGGACAATAACGCAGCAATTAGCTCGGAATTTATATCTAAATCATGATCGAACCTGGTCTCGTAAAATAAAAGAAACCGTCTATGCCATACAGATGGAAATGCAGCTTAGCAAGGATGAAATTCTCGCGAATTATCTGAATCAAATCTACTACGGTCATTCCACGTATGGCATCGAAACGGCTTCTGAGCTGTTCTTCGGCAAGCATGCCAGTGAATTAACGTTGGCCGAAAGCGCCATGATTGCCGGGGTTCCGAAAGGCCCTCGCTATTATTCACCGTACTATGATTTGAAAAATGCGATGGATCGCCAAAAGATCGTCCTGCAAACCATGGTGCGCAGCGGGTTCATTACACAAGCTGCTGCAGATGCCGCAGGCAAGGAAAAGCTGACCATTCAACCGCTAATGAAGAAGAAACCGGCGGCCGCTCCCTATTTCCGCGATTATGTACGTTCTCTGGCGACTGAGAAGCTGGGGATCTCGGAAGAACAATTCGATGAAGGCGGCATTCGGATTTACACGACTCTGGATAAAAAAGCGCAGGACATCGCAGAACGTGTTGTCACCAAGCAGCTCGCTGATAAACCGGATCTGCAAGCAGCCCTCGTCGCCATCGACCCGCGAACCGGTGAAATTAAAGCGATGGTCGGCGGGCGTGACTACGCTGAGAATCAGTTCAACCGCGCACTCTCCAATACGAGACAGCCAGGATCTTCCTTTAAACCGATCGTCTATATGGTTGCCCTGCAAAATGGGTACACGCCAGTTACGCTGGTAAAAAGTGAACCAACAGTGTTCACTTACGATGAAGGACGGCAGAAGTACACGCCGAGAAATTTCAATGACCAGTACGTCAACGCCAATATTGATATGCGCCAAGCCATTTCGAAATCGGATAACATTTATGCCGTACACACGATTCTGGATGTCGGCCCCGCGAAGGTCATCGACTTGGCCCGCAAGCTTGGCATCGATTCTCCGATGAAGCCGCTGCCATCGCTGGCTCTAGGATCGTTCCCCGTCAGCCCCTTCGAGATGGCCTCCGCCTTCGGGACGATTGCCAACCAAGGCATTCACCATGAGACGACGGCGATTGTGCGGATTGAAGATGCCAGTGGGAATGTCTTATATGAAGCAAGCCCGAAGACTGAGACCGTGCTTGATCCTGCTGTTGCTTATGTGATGACCAATTTAATGGAGAGTGTGTTCGAGGAAGGCGGCACTGGAAATCGGGTTGCCAGCACCATTAAGCGGCCGATTGCCGGCAAAACCGGCACAACGGATACCGATGCGTGGTTGGTCGGCTTTACACCAGAGCTTGCGACGGCTGTCTGGGTCGGCTATGACAAGAACCGGGATATCTCTACGGTGGAATCGCATCTGGCCTCACCGATTTTCGCCGAGTTCACGGAACAAACCTTGGAGGCGATCCCGCCTAAGCTATTCCCTGTACCCGAAGGCGTCAAGAGCGTTTATATTGATCCGGTGAGCGGCAAGTTATCCAATGAAGATTGCCCGAATGCTCACCTGGAGACATTTCTTGCCGGCACGGAGCCAACGACTTATTGCACGGGCAAACCTGCGAAGCCCGCTTCGGGCGATGATAATAAAGCCACGCCAAAAGGTCAAAACGGCTCCTGGTGGAACGATCTCAAACGTTGGTGGAACGACTGATCCGGGCACGTCCCAGTAAACACAAAAAGGCAGAACTAAGCGCGTCTTAGTCTGCCTTTTTGCTGTCCTAGTATATGAGGTAACATACACTAGGGTCTAGTATACTCGGTTCACCATTGTGTAACAATGGATGACACATAATGTTCATATTCTCAAATTAAGCCCCGAATTGATTAAGATAGCGCATCTTTCAGCACTTGATCCGAGCGATTCCACCATTCTTCGTTGTGGCTGATCAGCTGTTTTTTGAGCGCGGCCTTCTCCCCGTCTGACAAACCTTCGAGGATGAATTTGCGTTTCATCGCGCCATCCATTTTGTTCACATGATCCGCTAGGATTTTCCATCCACGACGTGCTTCTG
Above is a genomic segment from Paenibacillus sp. HWE-109 containing:
- the argS gene encoding arginine--tRNA ligase encodes the protein MDVLNEVKSIVKEAIVEAVLAAGIVEADQLPEIILEVPKEKTHGDFATNVAMQLTRIAKQNPRQIAEKIIAGLNKEKANIAEAEIAGPGFINFKMNKVYLYPVIANVLEQGERYGASNVGQGLKVQVEFVSANPTGSLHLGHARGAAVGDVLCNVLDLAGYEVSREYYINDAGNQVVNLAKSIEARYLQALGQEAEMPEDGYFGEDIKGFAADLAAEEGDRLLSLSDDERRAYFRTYGLKKELDKIKRDLGRFGVHFDNWFSETSIYEDNLIPPVLQELRDNGHIYEEEGATWLNTTPLGDDKNRVLIKNDGSFTYLTPDIAYHRNKFGRGFERLINIWGADHHGYIPRMKAAMTALGFESDRLVVLIAQMVSLFQNGEKVKMSKRTGKAVTMEDLMDEVGVDPIRYFFAMRSMDSHLDFDMDLAVSQSNENPVFYVQYAHARICSIFRQAEEQNIQLLPLEQVDLTQLTSEAEFDLLRKIGELPEEIAIAADQYAPHRLIRYVYELASQFHSYYRGHYVISDDAALTQARFALLGALRTTLANTLRVVGVSAPERM
- a CDS encoding DUF1934 domain-containing protein, coding for MTAKTPVRIRIESRSGSETTVQKARGDLYRKGNHTYIRYEEEPSELGRTVTLIKLEENLIRIVRQGDVQAEQTFVAGEKRIGFYQTPQGRLELEIETHELTLEADHGIGITRWRYDLYASGSHAGTYRIKLLIQEE
- the speE gene encoding polyamine aminopropyltransferase; the encoded protein is MDLWYTEKQTDSFGITAKVKETYVREQTDFQDLSMIETEEWGTMLTLDGMVMTTVRDEFVYHEMVAHPALVTHPNPEFVLVVGGGDGGVIREIMKHPKVKKAVLVDIDGKVIEYSKKYLPTIAGELDNPRVEVIVNDGYMHIHDHKNTYDVIMVDSTEPVGPAVELFSKGFYQGIYEALKEDGIFVAQTDNPWFKADLIQTVNRDVKEIFPIVRVYSANIPTYPSGLWTFTLGSKKHDPLQVEEASIPEFPTKYYTPRLHKAAFVLPKFVEDLIK
- a CDS encoding transglycosylase domain-containing protein; protein product: MRWMRRIKKMFSFFFTSCILLLILAAGFFVYLRAQTLPVTKMLQTSQMYDTHGELIDTFYSGQNRQVVTLKEISPYLINATLAVEDQHFYDHFGVDVKAVARAAVVNVQAMAKVQGAGTITQQLARNLYLNHDRTWSRKIKETVYAIQMEMQLSKDEILANYLNQIYYGHSTYGIETASELFFGKHASELTLAESAMIAGVPKGPRYYSPYYDLKNAMDRQKIVLQTMVRSGFITQAAADAAGKEKLTIQPLMKKKPAAAPYFRDYVRSLATEKLGISEEQFDEGGIRIYTTLDKKAQDIAERVVTKQLADKPDLQAALVAIDPRTGEIKAMVGGRDYAENQFNRALSNTRQPGSSFKPIVYMVALQNGYTPVTLVKSEPTVFTYDEGRQKYTPRNFNDQYVNANIDMRQAISKSDNIYAVHTILDVGPAKVIDLARKLGIDSPMKPLPSLALGSFPVSPFEMASAFGTIANQGIHHETTAIVRIEDASGNVLYEASPKTETVLDPAVAYVMTNLMESVFEEGGTGNRVASTIKRPIAGKTGTTDTDAWLVGFTPELATAVWVGYDKNRDISTVESHLASPIFAEFTEQTLEAIPPKLFPVPEGVKSVYIDPVSGKLSNEDCPNAHLETFLAGTEPTTYCTGKPAKPASGDDNKATPKGQNGSWWNDLKRWWND